From one Marinobacter sp. LV10MA510-1 genomic stretch:
- a CDS encoding PP2C family protein-serine/threonine phosphatase, which yields MVLRTQRILIIDSDANARAELSRYLEVRGFYALGYASPSAASALYEGPAPDIIFADLPPDAIQKVADRLEDSDHFIPIVACAEQATGADVVAVMRAGASDFLLKPCSSDRNALDDVIAKLLERARINRLNQLYRQELEDANRELRSGMSELSADHRAGRKVQMKMLPEHNMEVNGVVIDHLIKPSLFLSGDFLDYFKLNDDKVMVYIADVSGHGASSAFVTVLLKNLTSRLRRDLRRGFNDEIMHPELFLQRINSELLDTGLGKHVTIFMGIIDLKTRVLSYTVGAHLPMPIIVFEDQPAEFLKGSGLPVGLFEEPEWQVFQLALTAPFRLLMFSDGILEVIPAKSLDEKERTLLELVSGGSHTIDSLSEALNLDEMTELPDDIAMVSVTDTSGDSESPSS from the coding sequence ATGGTTTTGCGTACTCAGCGCATTTTGATCATTGATTCCGACGCAAATGCGCGTGCCGAACTGTCCCGTTACCTGGAAGTTCGCGGCTTTTACGCGCTTGGGTATGCAAGTCCGTCAGCGGCCAGCGCGCTTTACGAGGGGCCAGCACCAGACATCATATTTGCGGATTTACCGCCAGACGCCATTCAAAAAGTGGCAGACCGCCTTGAAGACAGCGATCATTTTATTCCGATTGTGGCCTGCGCTGAACAGGCCACAGGCGCCGACGTTGTAGCGGTCATGCGGGCCGGTGCCTCAGATTTCCTGCTAAAACCCTGCAGTTCAGACCGTAACGCTCTGGACGATGTAATTGCAAAGCTGCTTGAGCGAGCACGAATCAATCGCTTGAATCAGCTATACCGTCAAGAGCTGGAAGACGCCAACCGGGAACTGCGATCGGGTATGTCCGAGCTCAGCGCAGACCACCGTGCTGGCCGCAAGGTGCAGATGAAAATGCTGCCAGAGCACAATATGGAAGTGAACGGCGTGGTCATCGACCACCTGATCAAACCATCGTTGTTCCTGAGCGGCGATTTTCTGGATTATTTCAAGTTAAACGATGACAAAGTAATGGTGTACATCGCAGATGTGTCTGGCCATGGTGCCAGCTCTGCGTTTGTTACGGTGCTACTGAAAAATCTGACCAGCAGGCTACGGCGTGACTTAAGGCGAGGGTTTAATGATGAAATCATGCATCCTGAACTCTTTTTACAACGTATAAATTCAGAGCTTCTGGATACCGGTTTGGGTAAGCACGTGACTATTTTCATGGGCATTATTGACTTGAAAACACGTGTTTTGAGCTACACGGTAGGTGCGCATCTTCCAATGCCGATCATTGTGTTTGAAGATCAGCCGGCAGAGTTCTTAAAGGGTAGCGGGCTTCCGGTTGGGCTGTTTGAAGAGCCTGAATGGCAGGTGTTTCAGCTGGCGCTGACGGCGCCGTTCAGGTTGCTGATGTTTTCAGACGGCATCCTGGAGGTCATACCGGCTAAAAGCCTGGATGAAAAGGAGCGAACACTACTTGAACTCGTATCGGGAGGTAGTCACACTATTGACTCTTTGAGCGAGGCCTTGAATCTCGATGAGATGACGGAATTACCCGACGATATCGCTATGGTGTCGGTCACTGACACCTCAGGTGATTCAGAAAGCCCGTCGTCCTAA
- a CDS encoding HD domain-containing protein, translated as MRRAVNDLLGAYDKLIMDPVHGAIPLYRHEIQVIDHPLFQRLRNICQNDILSLVFPGATHSRFLHSIGVMHVGTRMFRAMIDAYLRERQLSEQTDLTLSQLDAIDYLAKTIRLGCLLHDSGHSSFSHQFSQARHIRELMSRPGRFEDLWADVDFRQYHPQPPEELEHEHYSVRVAHEVLSAIDLAAAGLNAVDVIGIMETTEVKPSPTFCKHAMTFWEFIAGADAHGGAIVEDDIPGMVMNLLSSIVSGEIDADRADYMLRDGFHSSVTIGGFNLDHLLSNLRFGWNPDEPWLGLAITQKGLGALEDFVYSRYQMYRKVYAHKTALGFDWLLREAINEVLDDEESFHWIDTCLSDMQWFAELTDNFFWEAFRKVARRQPESFSFCIVNRVKLQHLDTREDLNPDAIAQHSQWLAGQLALNPANVVTCSMYARFSNIQDNFNGIKVLMRNPVNRRRSLQKITDVSAFFSKFGDGIITHFYTRPFTPAPIHQ; from the coding sequence ATGAGGCGCGCCGTAAACGACTTGCTCGGAGCCTACGACAAACTGATTATGGACCCGGTTCACGGGGCCATTCCCCTGTACCGCCATGAAATACAGGTGATAGACCACCCGCTGTTCCAGCGCCTGCGCAATATCTGCCAGAACGACATTCTCAGCCTGGTATTTCCCGGCGCCACCCACTCGCGATTCTTGCACAGCATTGGCGTGATGCACGTGGGCACACGCATGTTCCGTGCGATGATCGACGCCTATCTGCGCGAGCGCCAACTCAGTGAACAAACCGACCTGACCCTGAGCCAACTTGACGCTATCGACTACCTGGCCAAAACCATTCGTTTGGGCTGCCTGCTTCACGACAGCGGCCACTCCAGCTTTTCGCACCAGTTCAGCCAGGCCCGCCACATTCGCGAACTGATGTCGCGGCCCGGAAGGTTTGAGGATTTGTGGGCCGATGTGGACTTTCGCCAGTACCACCCGCAGCCGCCGGAGGAGCTGGAGCACGAGCATTATTCTGTGCGTGTAGCGCACGAAGTGCTCAGCGCTATAGATCTGGCCGCCGCCGGGCTAAACGCGGTCGACGTTATCGGCATTATGGAAACCACAGAAGTTAAACCAAGCCCCACTTTCTGCAAGCACGCAATGACTTTCTGGGAATTCATCGCCGGGGCCGATGCTCACGGCGGCGCTATTGTGGAAGACGATATTCCGGGAATGGTCATGAACCTGCTGTCGTCTATCGTATCCGGCGAAATCGATGCTGACAGGGCCGATTACATGCTGCGCGACGGTTTTCACTCGTCGGTCACCATTGGCGGCTTTAATCTGGACCATCTGTTGAGCAACCTGCGCTTTGGCTGGAACCCCGACGAGCCATGGCTGGGGCTGGCCATCACCCAGAAAGGCTTGGGCGCGCTGGAGGATTTCGTTTATAGCCGTTACCAGATGTACCGCAAGGTGTATGCCCACAAAACCGCGCTGGGTTTTGACTGGCTGCTGCGCGAGGCCATCAACGAAGTATTGGATGACGAAGAAAGTTTCCACTGGATTGATACCTGCCTGAGTGACATGCAGTGGTTTGCGGAGTTAACGGACAACTTCTTCTGGGAAGCGTTTCGTAAAGTGGCGCGGCGCCAGCCAGAAAGCTTTTCATTCTGCATCGTGAACCGGGTAAAGCTGCAACACCTGGATACCCGGGAAGATCTGAACCCAGACGCCATCGCCCAACACAGTCAGTGGCTGGCCGGGCAGCTGGCGCTGAACCCGGCCAATGTGGTGACCTGTTCGATGTATGCACGTTTTTCCAATATTCAGGATAATTTCAACGGCATAAAGGTGCTTATGCGCAACCCCGTCAACCGACGCAGGTCGCTGCAGAAAATCACCGACGTCAGCGCTTTTTTCAGTAAGTTTGGCGACGGCATCATCACCCATTTTTACACACGGCCGTTTACGCCGGCTCCGATCCACCAATAG
- a CDS encoding NAD(P)/FAD-dependent oxidoreductase yields the protein MYQNNSSDGTVSAVTDTIRSVAIVGSGVAGLTAGVLLNAQGHDVTLFEKSRGPGGRLSAKRVAGTSVDIGGQYFTSRNPDFLPFLRQHAGEHTVVPWHGQLGYQQNNGDWSEFPAEPRYVGAPRMTAITRGLSEGLNVQAQTRVVKLRRDSESKKWLLQDTDGQNLGAFDQVIITAPPAQARELLADSSAAQLACELDTAVSQILPCWAVAVKFNVNPWPRFQGARVANSPLFWVADNTSKPGRENAFDEPSAGHWWVLHATPEWTNAHVNDEPQQVVNGLMTAFAELSGSAEPALETLTHRWLYARSDAGDEPQPGHLWFPDEQLGLAGDWLAGGRIEGAYNSAVSLVGAIGGSEPA from the coding sequence ATGTACCAGAACAACTCTTCTGACGGAACCGTAAGCGCTGTTACCGACACTATACGCTCTGTTGCCATTGTTGGTTCAGGCGTGGCGGGGTTGACCGCAGGCGTTTTGCTTAATGCTCAAGGGCACGATGTGACCCTGTTCGAAAAAAGCCGCGGCCCCGGTGGCCGGCTGTCTGCAAAACGGGTTGCCGGAACGTCTGTGGACATAGGGGGCCAGTATTTCACATCGCGGAATCCGGATTTTTTGCCGTTTTTACGCCAGCATGCCGGTGAGCACACGGTTGTTCCCTGGCACGGCCAGCTTGGCTACCAACAGAATAACGGTGACTGGTCAGAATTTCCCGCGGAACCGCGTTACGTCGGCGCACCCAGAATGACCGCCATTACCCGGGGCTTGTCTGAAGGCTTGAATGTTCAGGCGCAAACCCGGGTGGTAAAACTACGCCGTGACTCAGAAAGTAAAAAATGGCTTCTGCAGGACACCGACGGCCAGAATTTGGGAGCGTTTGACCAGGTAATTATAACCGCTCCGCCGGCTCAGGCCCGCGAGCTGCTGGCGGACAGCAGTGCGGCGCAACTTGCCTGCGAACTGGACACGGCGGTGTCCCAGATTTTGCCGTGTTGGGCCGTAGCCGTTAAATTTAACGTTAACCCCTGGCCGCGTTTTCAAGGGGCCAGAGTCGCCAATTCACCGTTGTTCTGGGTAGCGGACAACACCAGCAAGCCGGGTCGCGAGAACGCATTCGATGAACCTTCTGCAGGCCATTGGTGGGTGCTGCACGCAACGCCCGAGTGGACCAATGCCCACGTGAACGACGAACCCCAGCAAGTGGTGAATGGTTTGATGACGGCCTTCGCCGAGCTTAGCGGCAGCGCCGAACCAGCGCTGGAAACCTTAACCCACCGCTGGCTGTATGCCCGTTCTGACGCCGGCGACGAGCCTCAGCCCGGCCACCTCTGGTTCCCAGACGAGCAATTGGGGCTGGCCGGCGATTGGCTGGCAGGAGGGCGCATAGAAGGCGCTTATAACAGCGCCGTAAGCCTTGTGGGCGCTATTGGTGGATCGGAGCCGGCGTAA
- a CDS encoding acyl-CoA desaturase: MTPVRHWFLNIVRWFDSDAGADNLDSDSRAFNLVRVIPFIALHLACLLVYFTGTSTFAVMFALAFFWLRMFAITGFYHRYFAHKTFKTSRKTQFIFGVLGASSAQRGPLWWAAHHRHHHQHSDQEKDLHSPHQGGFWWAHAGWFTCDAGFSMNERKVRDWLKFPELRFINRFDALVPAIAALIIYGIGEGLAAWAPRLGTNGPQLLVWGFFISTVVLFHATVSINSLSHVWGKRRFETGDDSRNNFWLALLTLGEGWHNNHHRWPQSVRQGFRWYEIDITWYGLWLLARLGIIWDLNPIPKNVQEETRKLDSIRRMQS, encoded by the coding sequence ATGACCCCAGTTCGACATTGGTTTTTAAATATCGTTCGATGGTTTGATTCCGACGCAGGCGCGGACAATCTCGACAGTGATTCACGGGCGTTCAACCTGGTTCGGGTTATACCATTTATTGCCCTGCATCTGGCATGCCTGCTGGTGTATTTTACCGGCACCAGCACCTTTGCTGTGATGTTCGCACTGGCATTTTTTTGGCTGCGAATGTTTGCGATTACCGGATTTTATCACCGCTACTTTGCCCACAAAACATTCAAGACAAGTAGGAAAACCCAATTTATTTTTGGGGTATTAGGTGCTAGTTCGGCGCAGCGCGGGCCCCTTTGGTGGGCGGCACATCACCGCCATCATCACCAGCATTCAGATCAGGAGAAAGACCTGCACTCGCCCCACCAAGGCGGTTTTTGGTGGGCCCATGCAGGATGGTTCACGTGTGACGCCGGTTTTTCGATGAACGAACGCAAAGTACGAGATTGGTTAAAATTCCCCGAGTTGCGCTTTATCAATCGGTTCGACGCCTTGGTGCCGGCCATCGCGGCACTGATTATTTACGGCATAGGTGAAGGCTTGGCAGCTTGGGCGCCCAGGCTGGGAACGAATGGCCCTCAGTTGTTAGTTTGGGGCTTCTTCATCTCTACTGTTGTGCTGTTTCACGCCACGGTATCCATCAACTCACTGTCTCATGTGTGGGGTAAGCGGCGTTTTGAAACCGGGGACGACAGCCGCAACAACTTCTGGCTGGCGTTGCTTACTTTGGGTGAAGGTTGGCATAACAATCACCATCGCTGGCCGCAGTCTGTACGCCAAGGTTTTCGCTGGTACGAAATCGACATTACCTGGTACGGCCTGTGGTTACTGGCCCGGTTAGGAATTATCTGGGACCTGAACCCAATTCCGAAAAACGTTCAGGAAGAAACCCGCAAGTTAGACTCCATCAGGAGGATGCAATCATGA
- a CDS encoding nuclear transport factor 2 family protein, with protein sequence MTIAPKIEVGSQHAATPHVVNRFRELFNTLDKGNLNKLAGVYGEHIHFKDPLGEVHGLDELTRYFAGSYQNVIACHFVFAQEAVDEGTVTLPWTMYLRHKRINGGREIQVEGISHLHIGGGKVNYHRDYFDAGQLLYENLPLLGGIIRKIKEHAG encoded by the coding sequence ATGACCATCGCACCAAAAATCGAGGTAGGCTCACAACATGCAGCCACGCCTCACGTTGTTAATCGCTTTCGCGAGCTGTTTAACACATTAGACAAAGGCAACCTGAATAAGCTCGCCGGAGTTTATGGTGAGCATATCCACTTCAAAGATCCCTTGGGCGAAGTCCACGGTCTGGATGAATTAACCCGCTATTTTGCAGGGTCTTACCAGAACGTCATCGCCTGTCATTTTGTATTTGCCCAGGAAGCCGTGGACGAAGGCACCGTTACCCTGCCCTGGACCATGTATCTGCGCCACAAGCGCATCAATGGCGGCCGAGAAATTCAGGTAGAAGGTATCAGCCATTTACACATTGGCGGTGGCAAAGTGAATTATCATCGGGATTACTTTGATGCCGGCCAGCTACTGTATGAAAACCTGCCTCTGCTGGGCGGTATTATTCGCAAAATAAAGGAACATGCCGGATGA
- a CDS encoding SDR family NAD(P)-dependent oxidoreductase, with the protein MKNVLQKSSNVWLTGASSGIGEALTRVLVADGHKLVLTGRRPEPLQNLQQLASDRISVAAADTTSSEELVTIAPVLESHGPLNMAILNAGTCDYVDIANYSSDVIGNNIITNVMGTARSLDIALPALRRARAEGESATLVIVSSSAWWLPFTRSEGYGASKAALSYLGHCLRADLAPEGIDVVVVSPGFVKTPLTDLNDFPMPFILTAEQAAERIVSGLKKGHRDIAFPKRFTWAMKLLGALPQPVIDRMAAAMARQSAANTAK; encoded by the coding sequence ATGAAAAACGTGCTTCAGAAAAGTAGCAATGTTTGGCTCACCGGCGCAAGCTCCGGCATTGGCGAAGCGTTGACCCGTGTGCTAGTAGCTGACGGCCATAAACTGGTGCTTACGGGCCGCCGCCCGGAGCCACTGCAAAACCTGCAACAATTGGCTTCAGACCGCATCAGTGTTGCCGCCGCCGATACCACCAGTAGTGAGGAGTTAGTCACGATTGCGCCGGTTCTGGAAAGCCATGGCCCGCTCAATATGGCCATTTTGAACGCAGGCACCTGTGACTACGTCGACATTGCCAATTACAGCAGCGACGTGATCGGTAACAACATCATAACGAATGTTATGGGCACCGCCCGTAGCCTGGACATTGCACTGCCTGCACTGCGCCGGGCTCGCGCCGAAGGCGAATCGGCGACTCTGGTCATCGTGAGCTCGTCAGCTTGGTGGCTGCCGTTCACGCGGTCAGAAGGCTATGGTGCTTCTAAGGCGGCGCTCAGCTATTTGGGCCATTGCCTTCGAGCCGATTTGGCGCCAGAAGGCATTGATGTCGTAGTGGTATCGCCCGGATTCGTGAAAACGCCCCTGACCGACCTCAACGACTTCCCCATGCCCTTTATCTTGACCGCTGAACAAGCCGCAGAGCGCATTGTCAGCGGTTTGAAGAAAGGCCATCGCGATATTGCCTTCCCCAAACGGTTCACTTGGGCAATGAAGCTTTTGGGTGCACTGCCGCAACCGGTTATTGACCGGATGGCCGCTGCCATGGCGCGGCAATCAGCCGCTAACACGGCAAAATAA
- a CDS encoding NAD(P)/FAD-dependent oxidoreductase, which produces MSFQRQRIAVIGAGVSGLTAAWLLAEHHDIEVFEAADYAGGHTNTEQVSSGGRFWPVNTGFIVYNDWTYPNFIKLMDRLGVASEVSDMSFSVDSRRTGLQYNGTNLNTLFAQRRNLLNPRFLKMIREILRFNKETQQQLANQSIDDSETLGSYLDRNGYSAYFRNFYIIPMGSAIWSAPEVVLERFPIRFFLQFFSNHGMLSVDDRPTWRVITGGSAQYVGKMMDRLDGRLRLNSPVQQVKRDADGVTVMCAGGEQRFDQIVFACHSNQALAMLAQPTATEQQVLGAIAYQNNDVVLHTDASVLPSNRRAWAAWNYLIPASNNELVSVTYNMNILQNFHSAEETFCVTLNRSHDIAPDKVIKKFEYAHPVFTLEAVAAQKRYEEIGNQNRSHFCGAYWFNGFHEDGVNSALRVTRAFGVEL; this is translated from the coding sequence ATGAGTTTTCAGCGTCAGCGAATTGCTGTCATTGGTGCCGGTGTGTCCGGCCTCACAGCAGCCTGGCTGCTGGCAGAGCACCACGACATCGAAGTTTTCGAGGCAGCGGATTACGCCGGAGGTCACACCAATACCGAACAAGTCTCCTCGGGAGGTCGTTTCTGGCCGGTAAACACCGGATTTATTGTATACAACGACTGGACCTATCCGAACTTCATCAAGTTGATGGATCGGTTAGGCGTTGCGTCAGAAGTTAGCGACATGAGTTTCAGTGTCGACAGTCGCCGCACGGGCCTGCAGTACAACGGCACGAATCTGAACACCCTGTTTGCCCAGCGCCGCAACCTGCTAAACCCTCGATTCCTCAAAATGATTCGCGAAATCTTGCGTTTCAACAAGGAAACTCAGCAGCAGTTGGCCAATCAAAGCATCGACGACAGCGAAACCCTGGGAAGCTACCTCGACCGCAACGGCTACTCGGCGTACTTTCGCAATTTCTACATTATACCCATGGGGTCCGCTATCTGGTCGGCGCCTGAGGTGGTACTGGAACGCTTTCCTATCCGCTTTTTTCTGCAATTTTTTAGCAATCACGGCATGTTGTCGGTTGATGACAGGCCAACCTGGCGAGTGATAACCGGCGGTTCTGCGCAATACGTGGGCAAAATGATGGACCGCCTGGACGGCCGCCTGCGGTTGAATAGCCCGGTGCAGCAAGTGAAACGTGACGCAGACGGAGTTACCGTGATGTGCGCGGGCGGCGAGCAGCGCTTTGACCAGATTGTATTCGCCTGCCACAGCAACCAGGCGCTGGCCATGCTGGCCCAACCCACAGCAACGGAACAACAGGTTCTCGGCGCCATCGCTTACCAGAATAACGATGTGGTACTGCACACAGACGCCAGCGTGTTACCGTCAAATCGCCGGGCGTGGGCGGCGTGGAACTATCTGATTCCTGCCAGCAATAACGAGTTGGTTTCAGTGACCTACAACATGAATATTCTGCAGAATTTCCACAGCGCGGAAGAGACTTTTTGCGTCACCTTGAACCGTAGCCACGACATAGCGCCCGACAAGGTTATCAAAAAGTTTGAATACGCCCACCCGGTGTTCACTTTGGAGGCTGTGGCGGCGCAAAAGCGCTACGAGGAAATCGGCAACCAGAACCGCAGCCACTTCTGCGGCGCCTACTGGTTCAATGGTTTTCACGAAGACGGTGTAAACAGTGCGTTGCGGGTAACCCGTGCCTTTGGCGTGGAGCTCTGA
- a CDS encoding DUF1365 domain-containing protein codes for MSSDWLEGSIRHRRQHPVQHEFSYHTGMLALDVDNWQLATTVSPLFSVERFNWLSLYRKDYFKPDHGPLGQALRDYVCEATGWTPDGKIELITHPRYFGYVFNPVSFYFCYTKGDNPATGAVPRVIIAQITNTPWHERHAYCLETVGHPANKAGWRSEQFEFEKRFHVSPFNGMHQNYRWTFSFRGPQLRVHMSVMEENTRQFDATLVVQRKPLSRRILHSSLRQFPLEALKIGARIYWHALKLKLKGAPFYTHPDKLEPNNPAFRLGQEDCGLDLVPEQSNERSQGTSGKVSSWRI; via the coding sequence ATGAGCAGTGATTGGCTGGAAGGCAGCATACGCCACCGGCGCCAACACCCAGTGCAACACGAGTTCAGCTACCACACCGGTATGCTGGCGCTGGATGTCGACAACTGGCAGTTGGCCACCACGGTTAGCCCACTGTTTTCTGTGGAGCGGTTTAACTGGCTGTCGTTGTATCGGAAAGACTACTTCAAGCCAGACCACGGTCCTCTGGGCCAGGCACTACGGGACTATGTTTGTGAGGCGACAGGCTGGACCCCCGATGGCAAAATCGAGCTGATCACCCACCCGCGCTACTTTGGTTATGTGTTTAATCCGGTCAGCTTCTATTTCTGTTACACCAAGGGTGATAACCCTGCAACCGGAGCAGTACCGCGGGTCATTATCGCGCAAATCACCAACACTCCCTGGCATGAACGCCACGCTTACTGCCTTGAAACCGTTGGCCATCCCGCCAACAAGGCCGGCTGGCGTAGCGAACAATTCGAGTTCGAAAAACGCTTCCACGTGTCACCGTTCAACGGCATGCATCAGAATTACCGCTGGACCTTCAGCTTTCGTGGGCCGCAATTGCGCGTTCACATGAGCGTGATGGAAGAGAATACCCGTCAATTTGATGCCACCTTAGTGGTCCAACGCAAGCCGCTCAGTCGTAGGATACTCCATAGCAGCCTGCGACAGTTTCCGCTGGAAGCGTTAAAAATCGGCGCCAGAATATATTGGCATGCGCTGAAACTGAAACTAAAAGGTGCACCGTTTTACACCCATCCGGACAAGTTGGAACCCAACAACCCGGCATTCAGGCTGGGGCAAGAGGATTGCGGCTTGGATCTTGTGCCAGAGCAGTCCAATGAACGATCTCAAGGAACAAGCGGAAAGGTTAGCTCATGGAGAATATGA
- a CDS encoding SAM-dependent methyltransferase produces MENMNTSSAVSAKITSARRPSPMASRVARSLVMQQLTRLQQGTLVIREAGASDVTVGDGNSAYPAAELVIHNHSTWRDLLTGGSIGAAEAYVAGDWSSPNLVYLLRFFSRNIDLMNRFEDRFSWVTKPALKGLHWLNRNTPEGSRKNISAHYDLGNDLFELFLDQSLMYSSAIYQAPESTLDEASAYKLDVICRKLELKPSDQVLEIGTGWGGFAIHAAKHYGCHVTTTTISAEQLALAKQRVEAEGLQDRITLLFDDYRDLSGQYDKLVSIEMIEAVGPQFLPSYFGQISQLLKPEGLALIQAINMPEQRYQRALKNVDFIQRYIFPGSFIPSFGAMVGAVREQTDLVLAHVEDLGFHYARTLNDWCQRFQAHSQNLHQRGYDDAFQRLWHFYFAYCEAGFSERAIGVAQIVMAKPGHKHAPVHSV; encoded by the coding sequence ATGGAGAATATGAATACGTCCTCAGCGGTTTCGGCGAAAATAACATCCGCGCGGCGGCCCTCTCCTATGGCTAGCCGGGTGGCGCGTTCGCTGGTAATGCAGCAACTGACCCGCTTACAACAAGGCACGCTGGTTATTCGTGAAGCCGGTGCCAGCGATGTTACTGTAGGGGATGGCAATAGCGCTTATCCTGCCGCCGAGTTGGTTATTCACAATCACAGTACTTGGCGCGACCTACTCACCGGTGGCAGCATCGGGGCCGCTGAAGCTTATGTGGCTGGCGACTGGAGCTCCCCGAACTTGGTGTACCTGCTGCGTTTTTTCAGCCGCAACATTGATTTAATGAATCGATTTGAAGACCGTTTCAGCTGGGTAACCAAGCCCGCCCTGAAGGGGCTGCACTGGCTTAATCGCAATACGCCAGAAGGATCGCGTAAAAATATCAGTGCCCATTACGATCTCGGCAATGACCTGTTCGAGTTGTTTCTAGACCAATCCTTAATGTATTCGTCGGCCATCTATCAGGCGCCGGAAAGTACGCTAGACGAAGCGTCGGCCTATAAGCTCGATGTTATCTGCCGCAAGCTGGAACTCAAGCCTAGCGACCAAGTCCTTGAAATCGGTACTGGTTGGGGCGGTTTTGCTATCCACGCTGCCAAGCATTACGGCTGCCACGTGACCACCACCACCATCTCGGCTGAACAGCTGGCGCTGGCGAAACAACGGGTTGAAGCAGAAGGCCTGCAAGACCGCATTACATTGCTATTTGATGACTACCGCGACCTGAGCGGCCAGTACGACAAACTGGTGTCTATCGAAATGATTGAAGCCGTTGGCCCGCAGTTTTTGCCCAGTTACTTTGGCCAAATCAGCCAGCTGTTAAAACCAGAAGGCCTTGCGCTCATACAAGCCATCAACATGCCTGAACAGCGTTATCAGCGAGCCTTGAAAAACGTTGATTTCATTCAGCGCTACATCTTCCCCGGCAGCTTTATTCCATCATTCGGAGCCATGGTGGGCGCCGTTCGCGAGCAAACAGACCTGGTGCTTGCCCACGTTGAAGACTTGGGATTTCACTACGCCCGCACTCTCAATGACTGGTGTCAGCGCTTCCAGGCTCACAGCCAAAATCTTCACCAACGGGGCTATGACGATGCATTTCAGCGCCTTTGGCACTTTTATTTTGCGTATTGCGAGGCGGGTTTCAGTGAACGGGCCATTGGCGTAGCGCAAATTGTGATGGCGAAACCCGGCCACAAACACGCACCCGTTCACAGCGTATGA
- a CDS encoding DUF2878 domain-containing protein codes for MISSQTHRNILNFVMFELGWLACVVLSQAWALAIVAVFLMLHFVLVSQYKMDELKFIAIGTLAGSLLDGLWLRTGILADTSGAAVITPPWLIALWATFMTSLNHSLKWLGRNRMLMFLIVPIAGPFAYWSASALGAVTLPNMLPSLLALAVGWLVLFPALLSLRDFLYPRLAQ; via the coding sequence ATGATTTCCTCACAAACCCATCGTAACATTCTGAATTTCGTCATGTTCGAGCTTGGCTGGCTGGCCTGCGTTGTGCTCTCGCAGGCCTGGGCTCTGGCCATTGTGGCGGTATTCTTGATGCTGCATTTTGTTCTGGTCAGCCAGTACAAAATGGACGAACTGAAATTTATTGCTATAGGTACTCTGGCAGGTTCGTTACTGGATGGCCTTTGGCTGCGCACCGGCATTCTTGCCGACACCAGTGGCGCTGCTGTCATAACGCCGCCCTGGCTGATTGCGCTTTGGGCAACTTTTATGACCTCGCTTAATCATTCCCTGAAGTGGCTGGGCCGCAACCGGATGCTGATGTTCCTGATAGTGCCCATTGCCGGGCCTTTTGCTTACTGGTCCGCCAGCGCACTAGGAGCCGTTACCTTACCCAATATGCTGCCGTCTTTACTGGCGCTGGCCGTGGGGTGGTTGGTGCTGTTTCCGGCTCTGCTGTCTCTGCGCGACTTTCTGTACCCTAGGCTTGCGCAATGA